In Phocoena phocoena chromosome 11, mPhoPho1.1, whole genome shotgun sequence, one DNA window encodes the following:
- the SEPTIN3 gene encoding neuronal-specific septin-3 isoform X5: protein MSKGLPETRTDAAMSELVPEPRPKPAVPMKPVSINPNLLGYIGIDTIIEQMRKKTMKTGFDFNIMVVGQSGLGKSTLVNTLFKSQVSRKASSWNREEKIPKTVEIKAIGHVIEEGGVKMKLTVIDTPGFGDQINNENCWEPIEKYINEQYEKFLKEEVNIARKKRIPDTRVHCCLYFISPTGHSLRPLDLEFMKHLSKVVNIIPVIAKADTMTLEEKSEFKQRVRKELEVNGIEFYPQKEFDEDLEDKTENDKIRQESMPFAVVGSDKEYQVNGKRVLGRKTPWGIIEVENLNHCEFALLRDFVIRTHLQDLKEVTHNIHYETYRAKRLNDNGGLPPGEGLLGIVLPPVPATPCPTAE, encoded by the exons ATGTCCAAAG GGCTCCCGGAGACCAGGACGGACGCAGCCATGTCAGAGCTGGTGCCTGAGCCCAGGCCTAAGCCGGCAGTGCCCATGAAGCCCGTCAGCATCAACCCCAACCTGCTGGGCTACATTGGCATCGACACCATCATCGAGCAGATGCGCAAGAAGACCATGAAGACTGGTTTCGACTTCAACATCATGGTCGTTG GTCAGAGTGGACTGGGCAAGTCAACACTAGTCAACACCCTCTTCAAATCCCAAGTGAGCCGCAAGGCCTCCAGCTGGAACCGGGAAGAGAAGATTCCCAAGACAGTGGAGATCAAAGCTATCGGGCATG TGATAGAGGAAGGCGGTGTCAAAATGAAGCTGACTGTCATCGACACGCCAGGCTTTGGAGACCAGATCAACAATGAAAACTG CTGGGAGCCCATTGAGAAATACATCAATGAACAATATGAGAAATTCCTGAAGGAGGAGGTGAACATAGCCAGGAAGAAACGCATCCCTGACACTCGTGTCCACTGCTGCCTCTACTTCATCTCCCCGACGGGACACTC CTTGCGACCTCTCGATCTGGAGTTCATGAAACACCTCAGCAAAGTTGTGAACATCATCCCTGTCATTGCTAAGGCTGACACCATGACCCTGGAGGAGAAGTCTGAATTCAAGCAAAGG GTTCGAAAGGAGCTTGAAGTAAATGGCATTGAATTCTACCCCCAGAAGGAATTTGATGAGGATTTGGAGGAcaagacagagaatgacaaaatCCGG CAGGAGAGCATGCCTTTCGCTGTGGTGGGAAGTGACAAGGAGTACCAAGTGAATGGCAAGCGGGTCCTCGGCAGAAAAACTCCCTGGGGGATCATTGAAG TGGAAAACCTCAACCACTGTGAGTTTGCCCTGCTTCGAGACTTTGTCATCAG GACCCACCTCCAGGACCTCAAGGAAGTGACACACAACATCCACTATGAGACCTACAGGGCCAAGCGGCTCAATGACAATGGAGGCCTCCCCCCG GGAGAAGGCCTCCTGGGCATTGTCCTTCCACCTGTGccagccaccccctgccccactgcAGAATGA
- the SEPTIN3 gene encoding neuronal-specific septin-3 isoform X1, which yields MDHDFAMQPHGAPGAGTSFSRSHLLGRPARPSKLPGGVSPLIPVLKKTIHLDAFPQSHIPQASGRPGLGARAWSVPPQETGKSLAPRKLSSISLTVRQHSQAWRLGPLPSHWEQVSTPGREAATHRGGRLPSPDSPPVTLVPGDRVHSEGPVHPGLAKPSRVPAVEKPLVSSCLTLPFQSRLAQGPPGPAGPGLVGQRHPVPMTTHVPTRASPGRGKPRPRGIQRPRLHLQRAIPATGPATAMHLAALDTTRPGTSGHLSTMATNRPGLAVHLATRNTSRLDTSTEFPPLDSKLGSAMDLAKAGTTKPRAVTDAVTPDPEKLGRAIATAGAAKPDTTTEGTAREVAAPDQGKLDTALVLAGVNRAKLDMTTDSLVLDTSRLGTAMHSVVPVTPDPVTGETTLDSVIKLMRSDTVTYPSMPNRSTDAALDHATADAATDWVTMLDLARETKGLPETRTDAAMSELVPEPRPKPAVPMKPVSINPNLLGYIGIDTIIEQMRKKTMKTGFDFNIMVVGQSGLGKSTLVNTLFKSQVSRKASSWNREEKIPKTVEIKAIGHVIEEGGVKMKLTVIDTPGFGDQINNENCWEPIEKYINEQYEKFLKEEVNIARKKRIPDTRVHCCLYFISPTGHSLRPLDLEFMKHLSKVVNIIPVIAKADTMTLEEKSEFKQRVRKELEVNGIEFYPQKEFDEDLEDKTENDKIRQESMPFAVVGSDKEYQVNGKRVLGRKTPWGIIEVENLNHCEFALLRDFVIRTHLQDLKEVTHNIHYETYRAKRLNDNGGLPPGEGLLGIVLPPVPATPCPTAE from the exons ATGGACCACGACTTTGCGATGCAGCCTCACGGAGCCCCAGGCGCTGGAACCTCCTTCTCCCGCAGCCACCTACTGGGGCGCCCTGCCCGCCCCTCAAAGCTCCCTGGAGGGGTGTCGCCTCTCATCCCTGTTCTCAAGAAGACCATCCATCTCGATGCTTTCCCCCAGAGCCACATCCCACAGGCTTCCGGCCGACCAGGCCTTGGAGCTAGGGCGTGGAGTGTGCCCCCACAGGAGACTGGCAAGAGCCTGGCACCCAGGAAGCTCAGCTCCATCTCCCTAACAGTCCGCCAGCACAGCCAGGCATGGCGCTTGGGCCCCCTGCCTTCTCACTGGGAACAGGTGTCTACCCCGGGCAGGGAGGCTGCCACCCACAGAGGAGGGAGGCTGCCTTCTCCTGACTCACCACCTGTGACCCTAGTGCCAGGGGACAGGGTCCACTCCGAGGGCCCAGTTCACCCAGGTCTGGCCAAGCCCAGCAGGGTGCCTGCAGTGGAGAAGCCCCTGGTGAGCTCATGCCTGACCCTGCCTTTCCAATCCCGGTTAGCTCAGGGTCCACCAGGTCCTGCAGGGCCAGGCTTGGTGGGTCAGAGGCACCCTGTCCCAATGACCACCCATGTGCCTACCAGAGCTTCTCCAGGAAGAGGCAAGCCCCGGCCCAGGGGTATTCAGAGACCCCGGCTGCATCTCCAAAGGGCCATCCCTGCCACGGGGCCTGCGACGGCCATGCATTTGGCTGCCCTGGATACAACGAGGCCAGGCACATCCGGACATTTATCCACGATGGCCACCAATAGGCCTGGCTTGGCTGTCCACTTGGCTACACGAAACACATCTAGACTGGACACAAGCACTGAGTTCCCTCCTCTGGATAGCAAACTGGGCTCTGCCATGGACTTGGCTAAAGCAGGCACAACCAAGCCACGCGCGGTCACGGATGCGGTGACCCCAGACCCAGAAAAGCTGGGCAGAGCCATAGCTACAGCAGGCGCAGCCAAGCCGGATACAACCACGGAGGGTACAGCCAGGGAAGTGGCAGCACCAGATCAAGGCAAGCTGGACACAGCCCTGGTGTTGGCCGGGGTGAATAGAGCCAAGCTGGACATGACTACGGATTCTCTTGTGTTGGATACAAGCAGGCTGGGCACAGCCATGCATTCAGTTGTGCCGGTCACCCCAGACCCAGTCACTGGTGAGACCACACTGGACAGTGTCATTAAGCTGATGAGATCAGACACTGTCACCTACCCATCAATGCCAAACAGAAGCACAGATGCAGCCCTGGACCATGCTACGGCAGATGCTGCCACAGACTGGGTCACCATGCTGGACCTGGCCAGAGAAACCAAAG GGCTCCCGGAGACCAGGACGGACGCAGCCATGTCAGAGCTGGTGCCTGAGCCCAGGCCTAAGCCGGCAGTGCCCATGAAGCCCGTCAGCATCAACCCCAACCTGCTGGGCTACATTGGCATCGACACCATCATCGAGCAGATGCGCAAGAAGACCATGAAGACTGGTTTCGACTTCAACATCATGGTCGTTG GTCAGAGTGGACTGGGCAAGTCAACACTAGTCAACACCCTCTTCAAATCCCAAGTGAGCCGCAAGGCCTCCAGCTGGAACCGGGAAGAGAAGATTCCCAAGACAGTGGAGATCAAAGCTATCGGGCATG TGATAGAGGAAGGCGGTGTCAAAATGAAGCTGACTGTCATCGACACGCCAGGCTTTGGAGACCAGATCAACAATGAAAACTG CTGGGAGCCCATTGAGAAATACATCAATGAACAATATGAGAAATTCCTGAAGGAGGAGGTGAACATAGCCAGGAAGAAACGCATCCCTGACACTCGTGTCCACTGCTGCCTCTACTTCATCTCCCCGACGGGACACTC CTTGCGACCTCTCGATCTGGAGTTCATGAAACACCTCAGCAAAGTTGTGAACATCATCCCTGTCATTGCTAAGGCTGACACCATGACCCTGGAGGAGAAGTCTGAATTCAAGCAAAGG GTTCGAAAGGAGCTTGAAGTAAATGGCATTGAATTCTACCCCCAGAAGGAATTTGATGAGGATTTGGAGGAcaagacagagaatgacaaaatCCGG CAGGAGAGCATGCCTTTCGCTGTGGTGGGAAGTGACAAGGAGTACCAAGTGAATGGCAAGCGGGTCCTCGGCAGAAAAACTCCCTGGGGGATCATTGAAG TGGAAAACCTCAACCACTGTGAGTTTGCCCTGCTTCGAGACTTTGTCATCAG GACCCACCTCCAGGACCTCAAGGAAGTGACACACAACATCCACTATGAGACCTACAGGGCCAAGCGGCTCAATGACAATGGAGGCCTCCCCCCG GGAGAAGGCCTCCTGGGCATTGTCCTTCCACCTGTGccagccaccccctgccccactgcAGAATGA
- the SEPTIN3 gene encoding neuronal-specific septin-3 isoform X3 produces MDHDFAMQPHGAPGAGTSFSRSHLLGRPARPSKLPGGVSPLIPVLKKTIHLDAFPQSHIPQASGRPGLGARAWSVPPQETGKSLAPRKLSSISLTVRQHSQAWRLGPLPSHWEQVSTPGREAATHRGGRLPSPDSPPVTLVPGDRVHSEGPVHPGLAKPSRVPAVEKPLVSSCLTLPFQSRLAQGPPGPAGPGLVGQRHPVPMTTHVPTRASPGRGKPRPRGIQRPRLHLQRAIPATGPATAMHLAALDTTRPGTSGHLSTMATNRPGLAVHLATRNTSRLDTSTEFPPLDSKLGSAMDLAKAGTTKPRAVTDAVTPDPEKLGRAIATAGAAKPDTTTEGTAREVAAPDQGKLDTALVLAGVNRAKLDMTTDSLVLDTSRLGTAMHSVVPVTPDPVTGETTLDSVIKLMRSDTVTYPSMPNRSTDAALDHATADAATDWVTMLDLARETKGQSGLGKSTLVNTLFKSQVSRKASSWNREEKIPKTVEIKAIGHVIEEGGVKMKLTVIDTPGFGDQINNENCWEPIEKYINEQYEKFLKEEVNIARKKRIPDTRVHCCLYFISPTGHSLRPLDLEFMKHLSKVVNIIPVIAKADTMTLEEKSEFKQRVRKELEVNGIEFYPQKEFDEDLEDKTENDKIRQESMPFAVVGSDKEYQVNGKRVLGRKTPWGIIEVENLNHCEFALLRDFVIRTHLQDLKEVTHNIHYETYRAKRLNDNGGLPPGEGLLGIVLPPVPATPCPTAE; encoded by the exons ATGGACCACGACTTTGCGATGCAGCCTCACGGAGCCCCAGGCGCTGGAACCTCCTTCTCCCGCAGCCACCTACTGGGGCGCCCTGCCCGCCCCTCAAAGCTCCCTGGAGGGGTGTCGCCTCTCATCCCTGTTCTCAAGAAGACCATCCATCTCGATGCTTTCCCCCAGAGCCACATCCCACAGGCTTCCGGCCGACCAGGCCTTGGAGCTAGGGCGTGGAGTGTGCCCCCACAGGAGACTGGCAAGAGCCTGGCACCCAGGAAGCTCAGCTCCATCTCCCTAACAGTCCGCCAGCACAGCCAGGCATGGCGCTTGGGCCCCCTGCCTTCTCACTGGGAACAGGTGTCTACCCCGGGCAGGGAGGCTGCCACCCACAGAGGAGGGAGGCTGCCTTCTCCTGACTCACCACCTGTGACCCTAGTGCCAGGGGACAGGGTCCACTCCGAGGGCCCAGTTCACCCAGGTCTGGCCAAGCCCAGCAGGGTGCCTGCAGTGGAGAAGCCCCTGGTGAGCTCATGCCTGACCCTGCCTTTCCAATCCCGGTTAGCTCAGGGTCCACCAGGTCCTGCAGGGCCAGGCTTGGTGGGTCAGAGGCACCCTGTCCCAATGACCACCCATGTGCCTACCAGAGCTTCTCCAGGAAGAGGCAAGCCCCGGCCCAGGGGTATTCAGAGACCCCGGCTGCATCTCCAAAGGGCCATCCCTGCCACGGGGCCTGCGACGGCCATGCATTTGGCTGCCCTGGATACAACGAGGCCAGGCACATCCGGACATTTATCCACGATGGCCACCAATAGGCCTGGCTTGGCTGTCCACTTGGCTACACGAAACACATCTAGACTGGACACAAGCACTGAGTTCCCTCCTCTGGATAGCAAACTGGGCTCTGCCATGGACTTGGCTAAAGCAGGCACAACCAAGCCACGCGCGGTCACGGATGCGGTGACCCCAGACCCAGAAAAGCTGGGCAGAGCCATAGCTACAGCAGGCGCAGCCAAGCCGGATACAACCACGGAGGGTACAGCCAGGGAAGTGGCAGCACCAGATCAAGGCAAGCTGGACACAGCCCTGGTGTTGGCCGGGGTGAATAGAGCCAAGCTGGACATGACTACGGATTCTCTTGTGTTGGATACAAGCAGGCTGGGCACAGCCATGCATTCAGTTGTGCCGGTCACCCCAGACCCAGTCACTGGTGAGACCACACTGGACAGTGTCATTAAGCTGATGAGATCAGACACTGTCACCTACCCATCAATGCCAAACAGAAGCACAGATGCAGCCCTGGACCATGCTACGGCAGATGCTGCCACAGACTGGGTCACCATGCTGGACCTGGCCAGAGAAACCAAAG GTCAGAGTGGACTGGGCAAGTCAACACTAGTCAACACCCTCTTCAAATCCCAAGTGAGCCGCAAGGCCTCCAGCTGGAACCGGGAAGAGAAGATTCCCAAGACAGTGGAGATCAAAGCTATCGGGCATG TGATAGAGGAAGGCGGTGTCAAAATGAAGCTGACTGTCATCGACACGCCAGGCTTTGGAGACCAGATCAACAATGAAAACTG CTGGGAGCCCATTGAGAAATACATCAATGAACAATATGAGAAATTCCTGAAGGAGGAGGTGAACATAGCCAGGAAGAAACGCATCCCTGACACTCGTGTCCACTGCTGCCTCTACTTCATCTCCCCGACGGGACACTC CTTGCGACCTCTCGATCTGGAGTTCATGAAACACCTCAGCAAAGTTGTGAACATCATCCCTGTCATTGCTAAGGCTGACACCATGACCCTGGAGGAGAAGTCTGAATTCAAGCAAAGG GTTCGAAAGGAGCTTGAAGTAAATGGCATTGAATTCTACCCCCAGAAGGAATTTGATGAGGATTTGGAGGAcaagacagagaatgacaaaatCCGG CAGGAGAGCATGCCTTTCGCTGTGGTGGGAAGTGACAAGGAGTACCAAGTGAATGGCAAGCGGGTCCTCGGCAGAAAAACTCCCTGGGGGATCATTGAAG TGGAAAACCTCAACCACTGTGAGTTTGCCCTGCTTCGAGACTTTGTCATCAG GACCCACCTCCAGGACCTCAAGGAAGTGACACACAACATCCACTATGAGACCTACAGGGCCAAGCGGCTCAATGACAATGGAGGCCTCCCCCCG GGAGAAGGCCTCCTGGGCATTGTCCTTCCACCTGTGccagccaccccctgccccactgcAGAATGA
- the SEPTIN3 gene encoding neuronal-specific septin-3 isoform X4 has product MDHDFAMQPHGAPGAGTSFSRSHLLGRPARPSKLPGGVSPLIPVLKKTIHLDAFPQSHIPQASGRPGLGARAWSVPPQETGKSLAPRKLSSISLTVRQHSQAWRLGPLPSHWEQVSTPGREAATHRGGRLPSPDSPPVTLVPGDRVHSEGPVHPGLAKPSRVPAVEKPLVSSCLTLPFQSRLAQGPPGPAGPGLVGQRHPVPMTTHVPTRASPGRGKPRPRGIQRPRLHLQRAIPATGPATAMHLAALDTTRPGTSGHLSTMATNRPGLAVHLATRNTSRLDTSTEFPPLDSKLGSAMDLAKAGTTKPRAVTDAVTPDPEKLGRAIATAGAAKPDTTTEGTAREVAAPDQGKLDTALVLAGVNRAKLDMTTDSLVLDTSRLGTAMHSVVPVTPDPVTGETTLDSVIKLMRSDTVTYPSMPNRSTDAALDHATADAATDWVTMLDLARETKVIEEGGVKMKLTVIDTPGFGDQINNENCWEPIEKYINEQYEKFLKEEVNIARKKRIPDTRVHCCLYFISPTGHSLRPLDLEFMKHLSKVVNIIPVIAKADTMTLEEKSEFKQRVRKELEVNGIEFYPQKEFDEDLEDKTENDKIRQESMPFAVVGSDKEYQVNGKRVLGRKTPWGIIEVENLNHCEFALLRDFVIRTHLQDLKEVTHNIHYETYRAKRLNDNGGLPPGEGLLGIVLPPVPATPCPTAE; this is encoded by the exons ATGGACCACGACTTTGCGATGCAGCCTCACGGAGCCCCAGGCGCTGGAACCTCCTTCTCCCGCAGCCACCTACTGGGGCGCCCTGCCCGCCCCTCAAAGCTCCCTGGAGGGGTGTCGCCTCTCATCCCTGTTCTCAAGAAGACCATCCATCTCGATGCTTTCCCCCAGAGCCACATCCCACAGGCTTCCGGCCGACCAGGCCTTGGAGCTAGGGCGTGGAGTGTGCCCCCACAGGAGACTGGCAAGAGCCTGGCACCCAGGAAGCTCAGCTCCATCTCCCTAACAGTCCGCCAGCACAGCCAGGCATGGCGCTTGGGCCCCCTGCCTTCTCACTGGGAACAGGTGTCTACCCCGGGCAGGGAGGCTGCCACCCACAGAGGAGGGAGGCTGCCTTCTCCTGACTCACCACCTGTGACCCTAGTGCCAGGGGACAGGGTCCACTCCGAGGGCCCAGTTCACCCAGGTCTGGCCAAGCCCAGCAGGGTGCCTGCAGTGGAGAAGCCCCTGGTGAGCTCATGCCTGACCCTGCCTTTCCAATCCCGGTTAGCTCAGGGTCCACCAGGTCCTGCAGGGCCAGGCTTGGTGGGTCAGAGGCACCCTGTCCCAATGACCACCCATGTGCCTACCAGAGCTTCTCCAGGAAGAGGCAAGCCCCGGCCCAGGGGTATTCAGAGACCCCGGCTGCATCTCCAAAGGGCCATCCCTGCCACGGGGCCTGCGACGGCCATGCATTTGGCTGCCCTGGATACAACGAGGCCAGGCACATCCGGACATTTATCCACGATGGCCACCAATAGGCCTGGCTTGGCTGTCCACTTGGCTACACGAAACACATCTAGACTGGACACAAGCACTGAGTTCCCTCCTCTGGATAGCAAACTGGGCTCTGCCATGGACTTGGCTAAAGCAGGCACAACCAAGCCACGCGCGGTCACGGATGCGGTGACCCCAGACCCAGAAAAGCTGGGCAGAGCCATAGCTACAGCAGGCGCAGCCAAGCCGGATACAACCACGGAGGGTACAGCCAGGGAAGTGGCAGCACCAGATCAAGGCAAGCTGGACACAGCCCTGGTGTTGGCCGGGGTGAATAGAGCCAAGCTGGACATGACTACGGATTCTCTTGTGTTGGATACAAGCAGGCTGGGCACAGCCATGCATTCAGTTGTGCCGGTCACCCCAGACCCAGTCACTGGTGAGACCACACTGGACAGTGTCATTAAGCTGATGAGATCAGACACTGTCACCTACCCATCAATGCCAAACAGAAGCACAGATGCAGCCCTGGACCATGCTACGGCAGATGCTGCCACAGACTGGGTCACCATGCTGGACCTGGCCAGAGAAACCAAAG TGATAGAGGAAGGCGGTGTCAAAATGAAGCTGACTGTCATCGACACGCCAGGCTTTGGAGACCAGATCAACAATGAAAACTG CTGGGAGCCCATTGAGAAATACATCAATGAACAATATGAGAAATTCCTGAAGGAGGAGGTGAACATAGCCAGGAAGAAACGCATCCCTGACACTCGTGTCCACTGCTGCCTCTACTTCATCTCCCCGACGGGACACTC CTTGCGACCTCTCGATCTGGAGTTCATGAAACACCTCAGCAAAGTTGTGAACATCATCCCTGTCATTGCTAAGGCTGACACCATGACCCTGGAGGAGAAGTCTGAATTCAAGCAAAGG GTTCGAAAGGAGCTTGAAGTAAATGGCATTGAATTCTACCCCCAGAAGGAATTTGATGAGGATTTGGAGGAcaagacagagaatgacaaaatCCGG CAGGAGAGCATGCCTTTCGCTGTGGTGGGAAGTGACAAGGAGTACCAAGTGAATGGCAAGCGGGTCCTCGGCAGAAAAACTCCCTGGGGGATCATTGAAG TGGAAAACCTCAACCACTGTGAGTTTGCCCTGCTTCGAGACTTTGTCATCAG GACCCACCTCCAGGACCTCAAGGAAGTGACACACAACATCCACTATGAGACCTACAGGGCCAAGCGGCTCAATGACAATGGAGGCCTCCCCCCG GGAGAAGGCCTCCTGGGCATTGTCCTTCCACCTGTGccagccaccccctgccccactgcAGAATGA
- the SEPTIN3 gene encoding neuronal-specific septin-3 isoform X7, whose translation MSKGLPETRTDAAMSELVPEPRPKPAVPMKPVSINPNLLGYIGIDTIIEQMRKKTMKTGFDFNIMVVVIEEGGVKMKLTVIDTPGFGDQINNENCWEPIEKYINEQYEKFLKEEVNIARKKRIPDTRVHCCLYFISPTGHSLRPLDLEFMKHLSKVVNIIPVIAKADTMTLEEKSEFKQRVRKELEVNGIEFYPQKEFDEDLEDKTENDKIRQESMPFAVVGSDKEYQVNGKRVLGRKTPWGIIEVENLNHCEFALLRDFVIRTHLQDLKEVTHNIHYETYRAKRLNDNGGLPPGEGLLGIVLPPVPATPCPTAE comes from the exons ATGTCCAAAG GGCTCCCGGAGACCAGGACGGACGCAGCCATGTCAGAGCTGGTGCCTGAGCCCAGGCCTAAGCCGGCAGTGCCCATGAAGCCCGTCAGCATCAACCCCAACCTGCTGGGCTACATTGGCATCGACACCATCATCGAGCAGATGCGCAAGAAGACCATGAAGACTGGTTTCGACTTCAACATCATGGTCGTTG TGATAGAGGAAGGCGGTGTCAAAATGAAGCTGACTGTCATCGACACGCCAGGCTTTGGAGACCAGATCAACAATGAAAACTG CTGGGAGCCCATTGAGAAATACATCAATGAACAATATGAGAAATTCCTGAAGGAGGAGGTGAACATAGCCAGGAAGAAACGCATCCCTGACACTCGTGTCCACTGCTGCCTCTACTTCATCTCCCCGACGGGACACTC CTTGCGACCTCTCGATCTGGAGTTCATGAAACACCTCAGCAAAGTTGTGAACATCATCCCTGTCATTGCTAAGGCTGACACCATGACCCTGGAGGAGAAGTCTGAATTCAAGCAAAGG GTTCGAAAGGAGCTTGAAGTAAATGGCATTGAATTCTACCCCCAGAAGGAATTTGATGAGGATTTGGAGGAcaagacagagaatgacaaaatCCGG CAGGAGAGCATGCCTTTCGCTGTGGTGGGAAGTGACAAGGAGTACCAAGTGAATGGCAAGCGGGTCCTCGGCAGAAAAACTCCCTGGGGGATCATTGAAG TGGAAAACCTCAACCACTGTGAGTTTGCCCTGCTTCGAGACTTTGTCATCAG GACCCACCTCCAGGACCTCAAGGAAGTGACACACAACATCCACTATGAGACCTACAGGGCCAAGCGGCTCAATGACAATGGAGGCCTCCCCCCG GGAGAAGGCCTCCTGGGCATTGTCCTTCCACCTGTGccagccaccccctgccccactgcAGAATGA